The following are encoded together in the Desulfococcus multivorans genome:
- a CDS encoding iron-sulfur cluster assembly scaffold protein → MNQQQSAESAGAAEVHKMLAESGYSDKAIAYYIEKPYMGVIPDADQASHMTGTCGDTMGIYLKIEDGVIQDARYEVMGCAGAVSAAMAAVDLIKGKTIEEAGKLNDGDIFRVLKEIPAKKHHCIQLAVKTLKKALDEYQSNG, encoded by the coding sequence ATGAATCAGCAACAGTCCGCAGAGTCGGCCGGCGCGGCCGAAGTCCACAAAATGTTGGCGGAGTCGGGATATTCCGACAAGGCTATCGCTTACTACATTGAAAAACCCTATATGGGCGTCATCCCCGACGCCGATCAGGCCTCTCACATGACCGGAACCTGCGGGGACACCATGGGGATCTATCTGAAGATCGAGGACGGCGTCATCCAGGACGCGCGGTATGAGGTGATGGGATGCGCGGGAGCCGTATCCGCGGCCATGGCCGCCGTGGACCTCATCAAGGGGAAAACCATCGAGGAGGCCGGAAAACTGAATGACGGCGATATTTTCAGGGTTCTCAAGGAGATCCCCGCAAAAAAACATCACTGCATCCAGTTGGCGGTCAAGACGCTCAAAAAAGCGCTCGACGAATATCAATCCAACGGATAG
- a CDS encoding hotdog domain-containing protein, which translates to MTERAFQDYYPDDVSHCYGCGRLNEKGHQIKSYWDGEETVTHYTPEPYHTAIPGYVYGGLIASLIDCHSTGTAAAAAYRAEGRGMDTEPALRFVTASLHVDFLAPTPIDGPLEIRGKIKEIKGKKVIIESTLSAGGKVCARGEVVAVKMPDAMKPKA; encoded by the coding sequence ATGACCGAACGCGCATTTCAAGACTACTATCCCGATGACGTGAGCCACTGCTACGGATGCGGACGCCTGAACGAGAAGGGGCACCAGATCAAGAGTTACTGGGACGGGGAGGAAACCGTCACCCATTATACGCCTGAACCTTATCATACCGCCATACCCGGCTATGTTTACGGGGGTCTCATCGCGTCCCTGATCGACTGCCATTCCACCGGTACGGCCGCCGCAGCCGCATATAGGGCCGAGGGACGCGGAATGGACACCGAACCGGCGCTGCGGTTCGTGACGGCCTCTCTTCACGTAGATTTTCTCGCACCGACGCCGATAGACGGACCTCTGGAAATCCGCGGAAAAATCAAGGAGATCAAGGGGAAAAAAGTCATCATCGAATCGACGCTGTCAGCCGGTGGAAAGGTTTGCGCCCGGGGGGAAGTCGTCGCGGTAAAAATGCCCGATGCCATGAAACCCAAAGCGTGA
- the efp gene encoding elongation factor P, with the protein MYESSDLRKGLKIEIDGDPYIITQFSFVKPGKGQALYKCKLKNMVTGNQFERTYRSGDKFNEANLEEQEMEYLYHDGTTYCFMNTSNYEQVLMTEDQVGDSKNFLKDNTVCNVLLFEGKPIGLTLPNFVDLRVIEAEPWAKGDTAAGSTKPATLETGYVLQVPPFINEGEMLRIDTRTGEYVERVKE; encoded by the coding sequence ATGTATGAAAGCAGCGACCTGAGAAAAGGTCTTAAAATCGAAATCGACGGTGATCCTTATATCATAACGCAATTTTCGTTTGTCAAGCCCGGCAAGGGACAGGCGCTTTACAAGTGCAAGCTCAAGAACATGGTCACCGGGAATCAATTCGAGCGAACCTACCGTTCGGGGGACAAATTCAACGAGGCCAATCTGGAAGAGCAGGAGATGGAATATCTGTATCACGACGGTACCACCTATTGTTTCATGAACACCTCCAATTATGAGCAGGTACTGATGACCGAGGACCAAGTCGGCGACAGCAAGAATTTCCTCAAGGACAACACGGTCTGTAACGTCCTCCTCTTCGAGGGGAAACCCATCGGCCTGACCCTGCCAAACTTTGTGGACCTTCGGGTGATCGAGGCCGAGCCCTGGGCCAAGGGGGACACCGCTGCCGGCAGCACCAAGCCCGCCACCCTGGAAACCGGGTACGTGCTTCAGGTGCCGCCGTTCATCAATGAAGGCGAAATGCTGCGCATCGATACCCGGACCGGGGAATATGTCGAGCGCGTGAAAGAATAG
- a CDS encoding DNA polymerase III subunit delta yields the protein MPEIPYNRFKQYLGETPTDKLARIWLIHGEEALCKDAADGLVNRLLPGPERSVSYDIVDNDDIGLAVERVSTFSLFSVARVIALMDSRIFYSREDHQKLFRKAREAMDDEQVPKAARHFLAALGLVGLSPADAGLLASDAKGGRMDPDIWGDGAWVATLSAWCLEKGLSSPADTDRSADLQQAVEGGFPTGNYLLITTDLVDRRRGLYKTILEKGVVVNCSVPMGSGRKDVAAREALLADHARSILSESRKQMAPAAWRMMLEMIGFDLRGLTTGLEKLIRFTGDAPIITAPDVAAVLRRTRRDPVYELTGALSERNVENALFYLDALLEEGLVPLQILAAMVNAVRRMVLALGFMTSPGGSTWKRGISYTDFQRSVMPAVTAYDEALLTALSEWDETRELDADGPDVSKKLRRGAAKPRTDLLMAPKGRSPYPVYLLLKNAERFTLAELIEILKNLQETDINLKTSGGSPRRLLESVIIRICRGR from the coding sequence ATGCCTGAGATACCGTACAACCGTTTCAAGCAGTACCTCGGCGAAACCCCGACGGACAAGCTTGCCCGGATCTGGCTGATTCACGGGGAGGAGGCCCTTTGCAAGGACGCGGCCGACGGGTTGGTAAACCGCCTGCTTCCCGGCCCCGAGAGGTCCGTATCTTACGATATCGTCGATAACGACGACATCGGGCTCGCCGTCGAGCGGGTCAGCACCTTTTCACTCTTCTCCGTCGCGCGTGTCATTGCGCTCATGGATTCCCGGATCTTCTATTCACGGGAAGACCATCAGAAATTGTTCCGGAAAGCCCGGGAGGCCATGGATGACGAACAGGTCCCAAAGGCTGCCCGGCATTTTCTGGCCGCCCTGGGGCTCGTGGGTCTTTCGCCCGCGGACGCAGGGCTTCTGGCGTCCGACGCCAAGGGTGGCCGAATGGACCCGGATATCTGGGGGGACGGCGCATGGGTTGCGACGTTGTCGGCCTGGTGCCTTGAAAAGGGGCTTTCTTCCCCGGCCGATACGGATCGATCCGCCGACCTGCAGCAGGCGGTGGAAGGGGGGTTCCCAACCGGCAATTATCTGCTCATCACTACAGATCTCGTCGACAGACGTCGCGGGCTCTACAAGACCATCCTGGAAAAAGGCGTGGTCGTGAACTGTTCGGTACCCATGGGGTCCGGACGAAAGGATGTCGCGGCTCGAGAGGCCCTGCTGGCCGATCACGCCCGATCCATCCTTTCGGAAAGCCGGAAACAGATGGCGCCTGCCGCCTGGCGGATGATGCTGGAGATGATCGGCTTCGATCTTCGCGGTTTGACGACGGGCCTGGAAAAACTGATCCGCTTTACCGGGGACGCACCGATCATCACGGCGCCGGATGTGGCGGCGGTTCTCAGACGGACACGCCGGGATCCGGTGTACGAATTGACCGGCGCCCTTTCTGAACGGAATGTCGAAAACGCCCTATTCTACCTGGACGCCCTTCTGGAAGAAGGGTTGGTGCCGCTGCAAATCCTGGCGGCCATGGTCAACGCCGTGCGGCGGATGGTCCTGGCATTGGGGTTCATGACGAGCCCGGGGGGATCGACATGGAAAAGGGGCATCAGCTACACCGATTTTCAGCGGTCCGTCATGCCCGCAGTGACGGCATACGACGAGGCCCTTCTGACAGCCTTGTCCGAGTGGGACGAAACCCGTGAATTGGACGCCGACGGCCCGGATGTTTCCAAGAAGCTCCGGCGAGGCGCGGCCAAACCCAGGACCGATCTGCTCATGGCCCCCAAAGGCCGCAGTCCCTATCCCGTCTACTTGTTGCTCAAAAATGCCGAACGCTTCACCCTCGCCGAACTGATCGAGATCCTGAAGAATCTGCAAGAGACCGACATAAATCTTAAAACGTCCGGGGGGTCCCCGAGGCGGCTTCTGGAATCGGTCATCATCCGAATCTGCCGGGGCCGATGA
- a CDS encoding phosphoribosylanthranilate isomerase encodes MIVQIYEIQTPEETETLVSMGVDHIGSVLTSESGWRDAGVKAAVDASRGRARHSIIPLFNTPETVFRVLDHYQPEYVHFCDALSDGPGILPECRNMILLQEQIRRRYPNVGIIRAIPVGPSGRGGAVPSLALAEMFAPISDIFLTDTLVLAPSGSQDRQPVKGFVGITGRTCDWCVAKALAAWSPIPVILAGGLSPENVHEAVLAVRPAGVDSCTGTNALDAKGRPIRFRKDMARVRRFIDEARRAAAPDPIS; translated from the coding sequence ATGATTGTCCAGATTTACGAGATTCAGACACCCGAGGAGACGGAAACGCTGGTTTCCATGGGCGTCGATCACATCGGGAGCGTGTTGACGAGTGAATCCGGATGGCGGGATGCCGGCGTCAAAGCGGCTGTCGATGCCTCCCGCGGACGCGCCCGCCACAGCATCATCCCGCTTTTCAACACCCCGGAAACCGTGTTCCGGGTCCTCGACCATTATCAGCCGGAGTATGTCCATTTCTGCGATGCCCTGTCCGACGGGCCAGGGATCTTACCGGAATGCCGTAATATGATCCTTCTGCAGGAGCAGATTCGACGGCGCTATCCGAACGTCGGCATCATCCGGGCGATTCCCGTCGGGCCTTCGGGAAGGGGAGGGGCGGTGCCCAGCCTCGCGCTGGCGGAGATGTTCGCGCCGATCAGCGATATCTTCCTGACGGACACCCTGGTTCTCGCGCCTTCGGGTTCACAGGATCGTCAGCCCGTAAAGGGATTTGTCGGCATCACGGGCCGGACTTGCGACTGGTGCGTCGCAAAGGCGCTGGCGGCATGGAGCCCGATTCCCGTCATTCTGGCCGGAGGCCTTTCGCCCGAGAACGTGCATGAGGCCGTCCTTGCCGTTCGACCCGCGGGAGTCGACTCCTGCACCGGCACCAATGCCCTGGATGCCAAAGGCCGCCCCATCCGTTTCCGAAAAGACATGGCGCGTGTGCGACGGTTTATCGACGAAGCCCGCAGGGCCGCCGCGCCCGATCCCATATCCTGA
- the pyk gene encoding pyruvate kinase, whose amino-acid sequence MIPKTKIICTIGPASSSPQVLRELIDSGMSVARLNFSHGTHEEHRRMIETVRGLSDTLKKPVAILQDLCGPKIRVGDIPEPGIRIEPGQTLYLTSRNVAGTQERVSVSYPDLHREVRAGDVILLADGMMELTVKETLADEIRCEVITGGVLTSHKGVNLPTGSVKVKALTDKDREDLAFGLENDVDYVALSFVRQARDIRELKEIIAAAGKDTPVIAKIEKHEAIANMDEIMAACDGIMVARGDLGVEIPLENVPGIQKRLVSAANAKGKPVIIATQMLRSMVKAPRPTRAEATDVANAVLDGADAIMLSEESASGDFPVEAVRFMARIVVSAESNFPHRRFLGMMPHKDVSESVAHASCVLANHLDAAAIVATTRSGFTAMQISRFRPGCRLIALSPEPGTIRRLALFWGCIPSYVEETRNTDERIEKAAISAIGTGNVQPGDLVVITTGHPVWAAGTTNMIRVKQL is encoded by the coding sequence ATGATTCCCAAAACCAAAATCATCTGTACCATCGGCCCTGCCAGCAGCTCCCCTCAAGTGCTTCGGGAGCTCATCGACAGCGGCATGAGCGTGGCCCGCCTCAATTTCTCCCACGGCACCCATGAAGAACACCGCCGCATGATCGAGACCGTTCGGGGTCTGTCCGATACCCTGAAAAAACCGGTGGCCATTCTTCAGGACCTCTGCGGTCCCAAGATTCGGGTCGGCGACATCCCCGAGCCGGGGATCCGCATCGAGCCCGGCCAGACCCTGTATTTAACCAGTCGGAATGTGGCGGGTACCCAGGAACGGGTATCGGTTTCCTATCCGGATCTGCACCGGGAGGTTCGAGCGGGCGACGTCATCCTTCTCGCCGACGGCATGATGGAGTTGACCGTCAAAGAGACACTTGCCGACGAAATCCGATGCGAGGTGATCACAGGCGGCGTCCTCACCTCCCACAAGGGCGTCAATCTGCCCACCGGCAGCGTCAAGGTGAAAGCCCTGACCGACAAGGATCGTGAGGATCTGGCCTTCGGCCTGGAAAACGACGTGGACTACGTCGCCTTGTCGTTTGTCAGACAGGCCCGGGATATCCGGGAGTTGAAAGAGATTATCGCCGCCGCGGGAAAGGACACCCCGGTTATCGCCAAGATCGAAAAACACGAAGCCATCGCCAACATGGACGAGATCATGGCTGCGTGCGACGGGATCATGGTGGCCCGGGGGGATCTGGGCGTCGAGATTCCTTTGGAGAACGTTCCGGGCATCCAGAAACGACTGGTCTCCGCAGCCAATGCCAAAGGCAAGCCGGTGATCATCGCCACGCAGATGCTGCGATCCATGGTCAAGGCGCCGAGACCGACCCGGGCCGAGGCCACCGACGTCGCCAATGCCGTTCTGGACGGCGCCGACGCCATCATGCTTTCGGAGGAATCGGCCAGCGGGGACTTCCCGGTGGAGGCGGTGCGATTCATGGCGCGCATCGTGGTCAGTGCCGAAAGCAATTTCCCGCATCGGCGCTTCCTTGGCATGATGCCGCACAAAGACGTGTCCGAATCCGTGGCCCATGCCTCGTGTGTTCTGGCCAACCATCTGGATGCCGCCGCCATAGTGGCCACCACGAGATCGGGGTTCACGGCCATGCAGATTTCCCGTTTCAGGCCCGGATGTCGGCTTATCGCCCTATCGCCCGAACCCGGAACGATCCGTCGACTCGCCCTCTTCTGGGGATGCATACCCAGCTACGTCGAGGAAACCCGGAACACCGACGAGCGCATCGAGAAGGCTGCGATCTCGGCTATCGGGACCGGAAACGTCCAACCGGGCGACCTGGTGGTCATCACCACCGGACATCCCGTCTGGGCCGCGGGCACCACCAACATGATACGGGTGAAGCAGTTGTAG
- a CDS encoding acyloxyacyl hydrolase, with protein MKTMRNAFVGMGMAVWIAVAAMIPAAAAAEFTPLDISVRMGFDADSTLEYFHLYEINGRVGLPPHLEWGGGWSLKSALVIAGSLLHAAGDDGLMVGVGPQLELEFPWRPLTAFGSVRPSALSDHRYGQADLGGWFAFSSDLGLRINLSESLMIGYAWQHISNANIYDSNPGVDFHVMELSLKF; from the coding sequence ATGAAAACGATGAGAAACGCCTTTGTGGGGATGGGCATGGCCGTTTGGATCGCCGTTGCCGCAATGATACCTGCCGCCGCCGCGGCTGAATTCACGCCGCTGGATATTTCCGTAAGAATGGGCTTCGATGCGGATTCGACCCTGGAGTATTTTCATCTTTACGAAATCAACGGCAGGGTGGGTCTTCCACCTCATCTGGAATGGGGCGGGGGGTGGTCTCTCAAGTCTGCGCTTGTCATTGCCGGGAGCCTGCTGCACGCTGCCGGAGACGACGGGCTCATGGTGGGCGTCGGTCCGCAACTCGAATTGGAATTTCCATGGCGTCCGCTGACGGCCTTTGGATCCGTCCGGCCGAGCGCCCTCAGTGATCATCGATATGGGCAGGCGGATCTCGGGGGCTGGTTCGCTTTCTCATCCGACCTCGGTCTCAGGATCAACCTGAGCGAGTCCCTCATGATCGGATATGCATGGCAGCACATCTCCAATGCAAACATTTACGACAGCAACCCGGGTGTGGATTTCCACGTTATGGAGCTTTCCCTGAAATTCTGA
- the kdsB gene encoding 3-deoxy-manno-octulosonate cytidylyltransferase, whose amino-acid sequence MKIAVIIPSRFGSSRFEGKPLALILGKPMIQRVYEAALGAKNVTDVVVATDDQRIAEAVSGFGGRAVMTSGENRSGTDRVAEAAARMALAMDDIVINVQGDQPLLDPRCLKHVTAPFFSDGEAGMTTLAYKIVDPREITNPKDVKVTFDVRGYALYFSRSPIPFGRDAGIPFDTYKHLGVYAYTRGFLEMFRKLPEGRLEAIEKLEQLRALEYGHKIRIVVTPYDSPEVDLPEDIPRIEALMG is encoded by the coding sequence ATGAAGATCGCCGTCATTATTCCATCGAGGTTCGGCTCGAGCCGGTTCGAGGGCAAGCCCCTGGCCCTGATTCTGGGTAAACCCATGATTCAGCGGGTCTACGAGGCCGCCCTTGGGGCAAAAAACGTCACGGACGTGGTGGTTGCCACGGACGATCAGCGGATCGCGGAAGCGGTAAGCGGCTTCGGCGGCCGAGCCGTCATGACCTCGGGGGAGAACCGTTCGGGGACGGACCGGGTCGCGGAGGCGGCCGCCCGGATGGCGCTCGCCATGGACGACATCGTCATCAATGTCCAGGGGGATCAGCCGCTGTTGGATCCCAGGTGCCTGAAGCACGTCACGGCCCCGTTTTTTTCGGATGGCGAGGCGGGCATGACGACTCTGGCCTATAAAATCGTCGATCCCCGGGAGATCACCAATCCCAAGGATGTCAAGGTCACCTTCGACGTCCGCGGATATGCGCTTTATTTCTCCAGATCGCCCATACCCTTTGGCCGCGATGCCGGAATCCCTTTCGACACCTACAAACATCTGGGCGTCTATGCCTATACCCGGGGCTTTCTGGAAATGTTTCGAAAACTTCCCGAGGGTCGCCTGGAGGCCATTGAAAAGCTGGAACAGTTGCGCGCCCTGGAATACGGCCACAAGATCAGGATTGTGGTCACGCCCTATGATTCGCCCGAGGTCGATCTCCCGGAAGATATCCCGAGGATAGAAGCGCTGATGGGATGA
- the guaA gene encoding glutamine-hydrolyzing GMP synthase, with amino-acid sequence MIIIIDFGSQYNQLIARRVRESRVYCQITAPTLTLDEIKALRPEGIILSGGPSSIYAENSPRTDPGIFELGIPVLGICYGMQFMIDVLGGKVRGAGKREYGFAEFTAGQSEGLFKGISERTMPCWMSHGDAAETLPPGFEIIGSTRNTKIAAVAHPGKRLFGLQFHPEVEHTPKGKRILENFLFDICGCKPEWTMTSFAEEAVAAIREQVGDKKVILGLSGGVDSSVTGLLIHRAIGSNLTCIFVDNGLLRKNEMEKLKVSLRQHLRMNIRFVEASDLFLDALSGVADPERKRKIIGRIFMDVFEAEARKITDVEFLAQGTLYPDIIESVSPFGGPTAVIKSHHNVGGLPEKMQLKLVEPLKFLFKDEVRQLGEALGLDEELVWRQPFPGPGLAIRVLGEITRERLDVLREADAVLLEEIRKSGYYRKLWQSFAVLLPIKSVGVMGDQRTYENILAVRAVTSRDAMTADWARLPHDLLGTISNRIINEVKGVNRVVYDISSKPPATIEWE; translated from the coding sequence ATGATTATCATCATCGATTTCGGTTCGCAATACAATCAGCTCATCGCCAGGAGGGTTCGGGAGAGCCGGGTATATTGCCAGATCACGGCGCCCACCCTTACCCTGGACGAGATCAAGGCGCTCCGTCCGGAGGGCATCATCCTTTCAGGCGGACCGTCGAGCATCTACGCCGAAAACAGTCCCAGGACGGATCCGGGGATCTTTGAACTGGGCATTCCCGTGCTCGGCATCTGTTACGGCATGCAGTTCATGATCGATGTCCTGGGGGGAAAGGTGCGGGGCGCGGGAAAACGGGAATACGGATTTGCCGAGTTTACCGCCGGGCAATCCGAGGGACTTTTCAAGGGGATATCGGAGCGAACCATGCCGTGCTGGATGAGCCACGGAGACGCCGCCGAAACCCTGCCGCCGGGATTCGAGATCATCGGGTCCACCCGGAACACGAAAATTGCGGCCGTGGCCCATCCCGGGAAGCGGCTGTTCGGGCTCCAATTTCACCCCGAGGTGGAGCACACTCCCAAAGGGAAGCGGATTCTCGAAAATTTCCTCTTTGACATCTGCGGATGCAAACCGGAATGGACCATGACATCGTTTGCCGAGGAGGCCGTCGCGGCCATCCGTGAGCAGGTCGGCGACAAAAAGGTGATCCTGGGGCTGAGCGGCGGCGTCGACTCCTCCGTCACCGGACTGTTGATTCACCGGGCCATTGGATCGAACCTTACCTGCATCTTCGTCGACAACGGCCTGCTTCGAAAAAACGAGATGGAAAAGCTGAAGGTATCGCTTCGGCAACACCTCAGGATGAACATCCGCTTCGTCGAAGCAAGCGATCTGTTTCTCGACGCCCTTTCCGGCGTGGCCGATCCGGAGCGGAAGCGAAAGATCATCGGCAGGATCTTCATGGATGTCTTCGAGGCCGAGGCCCGAAAGATCACGGATGTCGAATTTCTGGCACAGGGCACCCTCTACCCCGACATCATCGAGTCCGTTTCGCCCTTTGGCGGGCCCACCGCCGTGATCAAATCCCATCACAACGTCGGCGGACTGCCCGAGAAGATGCAGCTCAAGCTGGTGGAGCCCCTCAAGTTCCTTTTCAAGGACGAGGTCCGCCAGCTGGGTGAAGCCCTCGGCCTGGATGAGGAGCTGGTCTGGCGACAACCCTTTCCAGGTCCCGGACTCGCCATTCGGGTCCTGGGGGAGATCACGAGAGAGCGTCTCGATGTTCTCAGAGAGGCCGATGCCGTTCTGCTGGAGGAGATTCGAAAGAGCGGATATTACCGCAAACTCTGGCAATCCTTCGCGGTATTGCTGCCTATCAAGAGCGTCGGGGTCATGGGGGATCAGCGGACCTATGAGAACATCCTGGCCGTCCGGGCCGTCACCAGCAGGGATGCCATGACCGCCGACTGGGCCAGGTTGCCCCATGATCTTCTGGGGACGATTTCCAACCGCATCATCAACGAAGTGAAAGGCGTCAACCGGGTTGTTTACGACATCAGCTCCAAGCCGCCCGCAACCATTGAATGGGAATAA
- a CDS encoding NifB/NifX family molybdenum-iron cluster-binding protein — protein MRIAFPSTEKLGLDSPVYAHFGSAPYFVIVDADGGDVETVENKDLHHLHGNCQPLRALGGISVDAVVVGGIGRGALTKLNQEGIVAYRAVEGSVSENLALIKNDGLPRFNIDQTCQGHGRNGECIH, from the coding sequence ATGAGAATCGCATTTCCCAGCACGGAAAAACTCGGGCTGGACAGCCCGGTCTACGCGCATTTCGGATCAGCGCCATATTTTGTAATCGTCGACGCCGACGGCGGCGACGTGGAAACCGTCGAAAACAAAGATCTCCATCATTTGCACGGTAATTGTCAACCCCTGCGTGCCCTGGGAGGAATATCCGTCGACGCAGTCGTTGTCGGCGGCATCGGACGCGGCGCACTGACGAAACTGAATCAGGAAGGGATCGTCGCATATCGGGCCGTTGAGGGATCGGTTTCGGAAAACCTGGCATTGATCAAAAACGACGGACTTCCCCGGTTCAACATCGACCAGACCTGCCAGGGCCATGGCCGCAACGGCGAATGCATTCACTGA
- the lspA gene encoding signal peptidase II, with amino-acid sequence MPIDNRKYLRLVLISGAVIVIDQVTKAYILNAIPLFDSIPVIPNLFSITHIQNPGGAFGLLADQAPWIRKGVFLILSSVAAAIVLYFHHKTPKTHPWLAAGLALIFGGAVGNLIDRFRFGRVVDFLDFHIGNAHWPAFNAADSAITIGVSIFVVHLVFNRMPE; translated from the coding sequence ATTCCCATCGACAATCGCAAATATCTTCGACTGGTTCTGATCAGTGGTGCCGTCATCGTCATCGACCAGGTCACCAAGGCCTATATTCTGAACGCCATACCGCTGTTCGATTCTATACCGGTGATACCGAATCTTTTCAGCATTACCCACATACAGAACCCCGGCGGAGCCTTCGGACTCCTGGCCGACCAGGCACCCTGGATTCGAAAGGGCGTTTTTTTGATTCTGTCCTCGGTCGCGGCAGCGATCGTCCTCTACTTCCATCACAAGACGCCCAAAACCCATCCATGGCTGGCTGCCGGATTGGCTCTGATCTTCGGGGGTGCGGTCGGCAATCTTATCGATCGATTCCGATTCGGCAGGGTCGTCGATTTTCTTGATTTCCACATCGGCAACGCCCACTGGCCGGCATTCAACGCGGCGGACAGCGCCATCACCATCGGTGTGAGTATTTTTGTTGTCCACCTGGTGTTCAACCGGATGCCGGAATAG